The nucleotide sequence ACAAATTACCTGCACTTGGAGCAGAGACTGGCAAATCCGCCGAACCACAAAGATCAGCCTTTCCTTCATTTGTGTGTATTGGATATTCTGCACGAATGATTCATGCAAACCTTGAACCCCATTGCCCCAAATTCAAactctccaaaaccctaaaaccaaataaaacagAGCAATCAAACCTAAATATTTAAACCCCTTTTGACCAACACCCATAAATTAATACATAAAACCCAGCATTAAcctggtaaattttttttttttaaattttctattattactcatttacaaaatatattaaaattcatataaactaataaaaccgaaaaaaaggaaaacagagCTTGAAGTTTTTTTATGAACTTGCAACAAACAAATTGTTTTTTCCTGCAACGAAGTAGCTAATTGTTAAGCCAGAGGTTCTGAATCCCTAATCCAGAAAACGTTTTGGGCAAAGGACCAGTAAAGCTATTGTTAGAAAGCCTCAGGTTTTGCATGTTCGGAAACAAATCGGACATATCAGACAACGACCCGTATAAATTCACATTACCTGCAGCGAAAGTGACCAAGCTGGAAGCTTCAGTGAGCTCCAAGGGGAAAACCCAAGAGTCGAGATTGATGTTCTGGCTCATGCTCAAAATCTGCAAGCTTGAGAGGCCCATGAAGCAGCCAGCGGGAATGGAGATGAAGTTGTTCGTGTCGAGGTAGACTTCTTGGAGGGAAGAAAGGTTGGCCAAAGAAGGCAAGGCGCCAGAGAGAGAGTTGCcctggagagagagagtggtgagctgagagagagagttgataATAGAATGATTAACCCCTTTGCTAAAATTCTAGAATCAAACAATAGCATCTATAACCTAATTTAAAATTTGTGGTTGACTTCCAAGAATGAACTACTTTATAACAGATCAGATTCTTTATGAATACCTCTTGAAGTGCTTACCGTTATCGAGGCCTTATGCTAACTCTATTACATAATCCAACACCAACCTATCACAGCTCGATGATCACTCAGAACACTGAATggaaaaatcaaaaaaaaaaaaattaattcacCATTAtaaattagggtaaattacatagtagcccctcaggtttgaggtctattacaatcgcatacaacaacttcaaaacatttcactttcatacctcaactactattttatttcaatatagtacctccgttacattttccatccattaatccgttaaatgctgacgtggctgcaacatatatgccacgtggctgccaaatgtctgccacttggcaataaaactttttttttttttttttaacttgaattttctcaaaaaaaaaaccgtCCCTCATCCCTCACCCACCCCCCCAATGACCTCCCagaaacctaaaaaaaaaaattgaaacagaaGAAAAGCACATAACCCTTCCCTCCCTCCCCCGGGCTACCTTCCGGCGaccacaccccccccccccccggcacCAAGATCTCTTGATTTTCAATGTGGGTGAGCTTTGAAAATACTTTGAGTTTGAGATGATTTTTAGACTGGTTTTGTGGTAGATCCACCTAATCTTGGGTGCAATTTTTGGGGGTGGGTGATGGGAGAAAGGGGTGGCTCGGGTGGGACGGACTGgggctttttttttctcccctcttcttcatcttcttgttGCAGGTTTCTGGGGAGGTCGCTTGTTTTGGGGGGTGGGTGTTTGGGATATGggtatcccttttttttttttttccttcttctttcctAGGGGGTGGGTGAGGGATAtgggtttcaaattttttttttttttttagaaaattcaggttttaaaaaaaaaatttatttgccacgtggcaaacatttggcagccacatggcatatatgtggcagccacgtcagtatttaacggattaatggatgTAAAATGTATCGGaagtactatattgaaataaaatagtagttgaggtatgaaagtgaaatgttttgaagttgTATgtgattgtaatagacctcaaacttgagagactactatgtaatttaccctataaaTTATCATCCGTTTCATTTTCTTAAATCCactaaaaaaaagcaaaaaattaaaatgaaattaaaaaggtgAACCTGGTGGTCGCCGCTACTGCCGCCGATGATGAGGAGGTCGAGATCATGTGGTAAACTTTCTGCCTTGCAAGTTGGGCGATTCACGGGGCGAGGTGGGCTGTCAAGAACCTAGCTCAGGCTCAGCAACGTCAAACCGCAAGACCATAACTAATGCAAGTTAGAATGTACCAATCAAATAATGGGTTTAAGGATGCATTTCAGAACACTACATACCAAAAATGTCTATTCCAAGTTGAGCATAGATCGGAGAGAAGAAACCATCCACAAAGTGAATAAACCACCATGTGATATAGAAAGTGATCGCTATTGGAAATAGGATCACACTGCAAAAGAGCAAAGAGTGAGCAGctaatatgatatatatatatgagcaaAAAGCAGTCTCAAAGAAGGAGAACGAAGCTTTGATCTCATTAGCTACTACATAATGGATGCATCAAAAAAAATCCACACATATATGACATTAGTGTAAAATTATATGAA is from Malus sylvestris chromosome 5, drMalSylv7.2, whole genome shotgun sequence and encodes:
- the LOC126620712 gene encoding receptor-like kinase TMK2 isoform X2; the encoded protein is MPSPAFQHNTTGQDAEYTLNRREKKKRLHCVKTFSKVVRSWASKKFMTGCPPRPVNRPTCKAESLPHDLDLLIIGGSSGDHQHKASITGNSLSGALPSLANLSSLQEVYLDTNNFISIPAGCFMGLSSLQILSMSQNINLDSWVFPLELTEASSLVTFAAVLKGSFTVFPNAGQEKNVMSPKNSEYNQVQIDDGNNLFAL
- the LOC126620712 gene encoding receptor-like kinase TMK2 isoform X1, with the translated sequence MPSPAFQHNTTGQDAEYTLNRREKKKRLHCVKTFSKVVRSWASKKFMTGCPPRPVNRPTCKAESLPHDLDLLIIGGSSGDHQHKASITLTTLSLQGNSLSGALPSLANLSSLQEVYLDTNNFISIPAGCFMGLSSLQILSMSQNINLDSWVFPLELTEASSLVTFAAVLKGSFTVFPNAGQEKNVMSPKNSEYNQVQIDDGNNLFAL